The Erythrobacter insulae genome window below encodes:
- the virB11 gene encoding P-type DNA transfer ATPase VirB11 — protein sequence MSADIHPLSSKGEAAEQASSAEAAATDSLIAMGERSVYLDAYLQPFKRWLDKDTVTEIMVNGPGEVWIEDASDPGIKKIVTPEIDDRLVQRLAEQVARVSHQGINREHPLLGATLPDGARIQFCGPPASRKHWIMAIRRHRRLDLPLDAYDNGPLSGETVVAMPDPQMEPIAYLRKAIRNRKTILISGGTSTGKTTFLNAMLGEIPVQERVVMVEDTPELKFPGENSVGLVAVKGELGEAKVTANELLQAALRLRPDRIVLGELRGEESVSFLRAINTGHPGSFSTIHANSLRGALEQLSLMVMQTGIGLTRSDTIAYSASVIDVIVQLGRDANGKRGITQIADSKSLV from the coding sequence ATGAGCGCGGACATCCATCCCTTATCCTCAAAAGGCGAAGCCGCTGAACAGGCAAGCAGCGCCGAGGCGGCTGCGACAGACAGCTTGATCGCAATGGGAGAGCGCAGCGTCTATCTCGATGCCTATCTACAGCCGTTCAAACGCTGGCTGGATAAGGACACTGTGACCGAGATCATGGTCAACGGACCGGGCGAAGTCTGGATTGAGGACGCGTCCGATCCCGGCATCAAGAAGATCGTCACGCCCGAAATTGATGATCGTTTGGTCCAGCGTTTGGCAGAACAGGTCGCGCGGGTATCGCATCAGGGGATCAATCGGGAACACCCGCTGTTGGGGGCGACATTACCCGACGGTGCGCGTATTCAATTTTGCGGACCGCCTGCCAGTCGTAAACACTGGATCATGGCTATTCGCCGTCACCGGCGGCTGGATTTGCCGCTGGATGCGTATGATAACGGGCCGCTGTCCGGTGAAACCGTGGTTGCGATGCCAGACCCGCAAATGGAACCGATCGCATATCTTCGCAAAGCGATCCGCAACCGCAAAACAATCCTGATTTCCGGCGGCACCAGCACAGGTAAGACGACGTTTTTGAATGCCATGCTTGGCGAAATACCGGTGCAAGAACGCGTAGTGATGGTCGAAGACACGCCTGAATTGAAATTTCCCGGCGAGAATTCTGTCGGCCTTGTCGCGGTTAAAGGCGAGCTTGGCGAAGCGAAAGTCACAGCCAATGAATTGCTGCAAGCGGCGCTTCGGCTGCGGCCTGATCGGATCGTGCTAGGCGAATTGCGCGGAGAAGAAAGCGTATCATTCCTGCGCGCAATCAACACGGGCCATCCGGGCAGCTTTTCGACCATTCATGCCAACTCGCTACGCGGCGCTCTCGAACAGCTTTCGTTGATGGTGATGCAGACCGGAATTGGTCTTACGCGGTCTGACACGATCGCGTATTCGGCAAGCGTCATTGATGTGATCGTGCAATTGGGCCGCGATGCCAACGGCAAGCGCGGAATTACGCAGATCGCAGATAGCAAGTCGCTTGTTTGA
- a CDS encoding RNA degradosome polyphosphate kinase, which produces MGSTPIIDTANQPPVASPSAVNPAPEGAYFNRELSWLSFNERVLAEASNERYPLLERLRFLSISGSNLDEFMMIRVAGLVGQAQRGIGKPAIDGRSPTQQLAAIRDKLAMLSTWQQDIWRNLRDRLADADIHVADEHRVQPAAHEWLESFFLEEILPVITPQALDPAHPFPFVQNEGMGLLFTLTRDADQEQIIEMILIPGALPRFVRVPGDHGGPGEAIYISIASLIQRYAHMLFPGFTIEGDGLFRVLRDSDIEIEEEAEDLVRIFRSAIQRRRRGQVIQLELEDDFDPKAEAVLLEQIGVHEAAVIKTDGIIGLDGLAEIVNEDRPDLKFDAYSPRYPERIREHDGDAFSAIRKKDIIIHHPYESFEVVVDFIKQAAEDPDVVAIKQTLYRAGSQSAVINALIDAAERGKSVTAVVELKARFDEEQNLTWATKLERAGVQVIYGFTDWKTHAKIAMVVRREDDGFRTYCHFGTGNYHPVTAKVYTDLSFFTADPKLGRDAAKMMNFVTGYVEPRSLDLISIAPLDLREELYRRIDTEIANAGKGKPAVIWMKCNQITDQGIIDRLYAASDAGVRVELVVRGICCLRPGVPELSENIRVKSIIGRFLEHSRIYAFANGEPMPGPNAAVFISSADLMGRNLDRRVESLIPILNRTVHDQVLQQVLLANMLDTDQSWWLHGDGSYSRVETDGTPFNCHRYFMTNPSLSGRGGALETGGVPKLSLRKGRAG; this is translated from the coding sequence ATGGGCAGCACGCCGATCATTGATACCGCAAACCAGCCTCCAGTTGCGTCTCCTTCTGCCGTGAATCCTGCACCAGAGGGTGCATATTTCAACCGGGAATTGTCATGGCTGTCCTTTAACGAACGCGTTTTGGCAGAGGCCAGCAACGAGCGTTATCCTCTGTTGGAGCGGCTTCGGTTCCTGTCTATTTCTGGCAGTAATCTTGATGAATTCATGATGATCCGGGTGGCTGGGCTTGTCGGCCAGGCTCAACGCGGAATTGGCAAACCGGCAATCGACGGGCGGTCACCGACACAGCAATTGGCGGCCATTCGCGACAAATTGGCCATGCTGTCCACTTGGCAGCAGGATATCTGGCGCAATCTACGAGATCGGCTTGCGGATGCAGATATCCATGTCGCTGATGAACACCGCGTCCAGCCGGCAGCGCACGAATGGCTGGAATCGTTCTTTCTCGAAGAAATCTTGCCAGTGATTACGCCGCAAGCTCTTGATCCGGCTCACCCTTTCCCGTTTGTGCAGAATGAAGGCATGGGCCTGTTGTTCACTTTGACGCGGGATGCGGATCAGGAACAAATCATCGAGATGATCCTGATCCCTGGCGCTTTGCCACGGTTTGTCCGTGTGCCGGGCGATCATGGCGGGCCGGGAGAGGCAATCTACATCTCCATCGCCAGTCTGATCCAGCGGTACGCCCACATGCTGTTTCCCGGTTTCACAATTGAAGGGGACGGGCTTTTTCGCGTCTTGCGCGATAGCGATATCGAAATCGAGGAAGAAGCCGAGGATTTGGTCCGTATTTTCCGCAGCGCCATTCAACGCAGGCGGCGTGGTCAGGTTATCCAGCTTGAACTGGAAGATGACTTTGATCCCAAAGCAGAGGCCGTCTTGCTTGAACAGATCGGCGTTCACGAGGCCGCGGTGATCAAAACAGATGGGATTATCGGCCTCGATGGGCTTGCCGAGATTGTGAATGAGGATCGGCCGGATCTCAAATTTGATGCCTATTCGCCGCGCTACCCCGAACGTATTCGAGAGCATGATGGCGACGCGTTCTCTGCAATCCGCAAAAAAGACATAATCATCCACCACCCGTATGAAAGTTTCGAAGTGGTGGTCGATTTTATCAAGCAGGCAGCGGAAGACCCCGATGTGGTCGCGATCAAGCAAACGCTCTACCGCGCAGGTTCGCAATCCGCGGTCATCAACGCGCTGATTGATGCGGCCGAACGGGGCAAATCCGTCACCGCCGTGGTCGAGCTGAAAGCCCGTTTCGATGAAGAGCAAAACCTGACTTGGGCAACCAAGCTGGAGCGCGCCGGCGTGCAGGTCATCTATGGTTTCACGGATTGGAAAACCCACGCCAAGATCGCGATGGTGGTGCGCCGCGAAGATGATGGTTTCCGAACCTATTGTCACTTTGGAACGGGCAATTACCATCCCGTCACTGCAAAAGTTTATACCGACCTCTCTTTCTTCACGGCTGATCCCAAACTGGGGCGCGATGCGGCCAAGATGATGAATTTTGTGACCGGTTATGTCGAACCGCGCTCGCTTGATCTGATCTCAATCGCGCCGCTCGATCTGCGTGAGGAGCTTTACAGGCGGATCGACACCGAAATTGCGAATGCGGGCAAGGGTAAACCTGCTGTTATCTGGATGAAGTGCAATCAGATAACTGATCAGGGCATTATTGACCGGCTCTACGCCGCGAGCGATGCGGGGGTTCGGGTTGAACTGGTGGTGCGCGGCATATGCTGTCTGCGCCCGGGCGTTCCGGAATTGAGCGAAAACATCCGCGTTAAATCAATCATCGGACGCTTTCTTGAGCACAGCCGGATTTATGCTTTTGCCAATGGCGAACCGATGCCGGGACCCAATGCGGCTGTGTTTATATCATCCGCAGATTTGATGGGGCGCAATCTGGACCGGCGGGTTGAAAGTCTGATCCCCATTCTGAACCGCACAGTCCATGATCAGGTTTTGCAGCAGGTCCTGCTCGCAAATATGCTCGATACGGATCAAAGTTGGTGGCTGCACGGCGATGGCAGTTATAGCCGCGTCGAGACAGATGGAACGCCTTTTAACTGCCACCGTTATTTTATGACAAACCCTTCGCTTTCAGGACGAGGCGGGGCGCTTGAAACGGGCGGTGTGCCCAAACTTTCGTTACGCAAAGGGCGCGCCGGATGA
- a CDS encoding Ppx/GppA family phosphatase has product MNLRKKRAERDGAFSGATAQRAIIDIGSNTVRLVIYGGTMRAPTVLLNEKVAAKLGRDIAETGELAKEAIELAMRGLKRFAVMLDDLGIDDVEAVATAAVRDASNGDEFVNALRELGFDPRVISGEEEACLSANGVAGAFPGASGTVADLGGGSLELVEINGGEPGSATSVPLGTLRLPDYRDKDGSDSDMRKSLEKALKKGASDFGSKSGIEKPLYLVGGTWRTMAVFAMQEQGHPLSDPHGFELSAKQAKELAKTLADQSPDELKARDRISSMRAEKLPDAAVLLQALLARIQPSELVFSSWGLREGLLYDRLPDHGKSKDPLLAGIGVFATQRGAPQTLAARIAAWTVDAAPSGDHGTERLRLASTMLALASMQIEPNIRLPQAIDWALHKRWIAISSQERAMMAAAVAANGNHIQLPDEITELASAEALNEAICWGLAVRLARRIGANSQRSLQVSRLIVRNGSLVLRLEKSHEALFGVPTEKDIKLLAGRLGIEWDVEIVGDGELHLDRHD; this is encoded by the coding sequence ATGAATCTCAGAAAAAAACGCGCTGAACGCGATGGTGCATTCTCTGGTGCTACGGCGCAGCGCGCGATCATCGACATCGGATCGAACACGGTTCGTTTGGTGATCTATGGCGGTACGATGCGCGCGCCAACGGTCCTTTTGAACGAGAAGGTTGCGGCAAAACTTGGCCGTGACATTGCAGAGACTGGTGAGCTTGCAAAAGAAGCGATTGAGCTTGCGATGCGCGGTCTCAAACGCTTTGCCGTGATGCTCGATGATTTGGGCATTGACGATGTAGAGGCGGTTGCAACTGCCGCCGTGCGTGATGCGAGCAACGGCGATGAATTCGTGAATGCACTGCGCGAGCTTGGTTTTGATCCGCGCGTGATTTCCGGCGAAGAAGAGGCCTGTCTGAGCGCAAACGGCGTGGCCGGTGCATTCCCCGGCGCCAGCGGCACAGTTGCCGATTTGGGCGGCGGAAGCCTCGAGCTTGTTGAAATAAACGGCGGCGAACCGGGGAGCGCGACATCAGTTCCCTTGGGCACTCTGCGTCTGCCGGATTATCGCGATAAAGATGGCAGCGATTCCGATATGCGCAAATCGCTGGAAAAAGCGCTCAAGAAAGGCGCGAGCGATTTCGGAAGCAAATCCGGAATTGAAAAGCCGCTTTATCTGGTCGGGGGAACGTGGCGGACAATGGCCGTTTTCGCGATGCAGGAGCAGGGGCATCCGCTATCCGATCCGCACGGTTTTGAGCTATCGGCAAAGCAAGCGAAAGAGCTGGCTAAAACACTTGCAGATCAATCGCCTGATGAGTTGAAGGCGCGCGATCGGATTTCGTCAATGCGCGCGGAAAAATTGCCCGATGCGGCGGTGTTGTTACAGGCGCTATTGGCGCGCATTCAGCCGAGCGAATTGGTGTTTTCTTCATGGGGACTGCGTGAGGGATTGCTGTATGACCGGCTGCCTGATCACGGCAAATCAAAAGACCCCTTGCTTGCCGGGATCGGTGTTTTCGCGACCCAGCGCGGCGCTCCGCAAACTTTGGCTGCCCGCATTGCAGCATGGACTGTTGATGCGGCACCATCTGGCGATCACGGGACCGAGCGGCTTCGGCTGGCGTCGACGATGCTCGCGCTGGCATCTATGCAAATCGAGCCGAACATACGCCTGCCTCAGGCTATCGATTGGGCGCTGCATAAACGCTGGATCGCAATCTCTTCGCAAGAGCGCGCGATGATGGCGGCGGCGGTTGCGGCAAATGGCAACCATATTCAACTGCCGGACGAAATCACCGAACTCGCCAGTGCCGAAGCGTTGAACGAAGCAATCTGTTGGGGGCTGGCGGTACGCCTAGCCCGGCGAATAGGAGCAAATTCCCAGCGCTCGCTTCAGGTAAGCCGATTGATCGTGCGCAATGGGAGCTTGGTCTTGCGGTTAGAGAAAAGCCATGAGGCATTGTTTGGTGTGCCCACCGAAAAAGATATCAAACTTCTTGCGGGCCGGCTTGGTATCGAGTGGGATGTGGAAATCGTTGGTGATGGCGAATTGCACCTGGACAGGCATGATTGA
- a CDS encoding queuosine precursor transporter: MEKSDPAAAFDTDPDDGIVATSNAPVAFRYYDFVMAAFVAILLLSNIIGAAKLTFVEVSWWPAGWWPAADGVFIYGAGILFFPLGYVIGDILTEIYGFARARRVIWTGFAAMLFLAFMSYIVVSLPAFDGWTCSASDAFILKGASDSVPGSICQQTYESVFGSTWRIVLASITAFWAGEFVNSYVMAKMKVWTKGKALWTRTIGSTVVGQGVDSLIFYPIAFYGIWTTEAVITVMITNWLLKVVWEAALTPVTYLVVGKLKKAEGVDLFDTETDFSPFSSKERRAEG; this comes from the coding sequence ATGGAAAAGAGCGATCCAGCAGCAGCTTTCGATACAGATCCCGACGACGGGATCGTCGCGACCAGCAACGCGCCGGTCGCGTTTCGCTATTATGATTTCGTCATGGCGGCGTTTGTCGCGATACTATTGCTGTCAAACATTATCGGCGCGGCCAAGCTGACTTTTGTCGAAGTCAGCTGGTGGCCCGCCGGATGGTGGCCCGCCGCAGATGGTGTATTCATCTATGGCGCGGGCATCCTCTTTTTCCCGTTGGGCTATGTCATCGGTGACATCCTGACCGAGATATACGGCTTTGCACGGGCCCGGCGGGTTATCTGGACCGGGTTTGCCGCAATGCTGTTCCTCGCGTTCATGAGCTATATTGTGGTCAGCCTGCCTGCATTCGACGGGTGGACATGCTCTGCTTCGGATGCGTTTATATTGAAGGGAGCGAGTGACAGCGTGCCCGGCTCGATCTGCCAGCAAACATACGAATCGGTGTTCGGAAGCACATGGCGCATCGTCCTTGCATCCATCACTGCGTTCTGGGCAGGCGAGTTTGTGAATTCCTACGTCATGGCCAAGATGAAGGTTTGGACCAAAGGCAAAGCCTTGTGGACGCGCACCATTGGATCAACCGTAGTAGGCCAAGGCGTCGACAGCCTGATTTTTTATCCGATCGCCTTTTACGGTATCTGGACGACCGAGGCCGTGATCACAGTCATGATAACCAATTGGCTGTTGAAAGTCGTTTGGGAGGCTGCCCTTACCCCGGTCACCTATCTAGTCGTCGGAAAATTGAAGAAAGCCGAGGGCGTCGATCTGTTCGATACAGAAACCGATTTCTCGCCTTTCTCATCGAAGGAACGCCGCGCCGAAGGTTGA